A stretch of the Arachis stenosperma cultivar V10309 chromosome 6, arast.V10309.gnm1.PFL2, whole genome shotgun sequence genome encodes the following:
- the LOC130935756 gene encoding uncharacterized protein LOC130935756, whose amino-acid sequence MPVTKRKHRDETSHRRGHSKPSRNAKKKKKTGPRLPSSLQKQLERLNPTAPIESDQDIDSADGDAAERDLLPHDFYEYEEQQAEEESKRNKRYDPGSVDNLQLPIDRSDESEDESIQSDDDNEDDDDDDGLKRTGGAADDDSSEEGDGRHTRMLQGITGMPSEAFEGKKKRKMKDDVIPELYPESEYNPSRDVVDGDGQISIDDLLNPLQDNPGFGKLRKRIQQIENNSKPIHAPLRTADQAKVERKVAYEISKKEVTKWQQIIQRNREAPTLLFDENVDLGFSTVGAIASEFEPRTEFERKMAALVSDDKVMEAHKMDGSRLLEMNMVSVEEEKDRQSRIAKMRSLLFRHEMKAKRIKKIKSKTYHRLLKKDKLKSEVSKIQMDPEAAKEFAMKQERLRAEERMTLKHKNQNRWAKRILTRGLNSQDEGTRAAIAEQLQRHAELTRKMHSMKDSSSSSDDSSDEDAGDSGSDQDMASKVLRKAIEKTKKVIDEDNETPKSGLLSLPFMRRGLEKRKEAVVEEANLALQEYNDSKNKLENSVGSEEPETTSISGRRVFGASKTHISDAGNKVKSDYNYGGSDGEDDIRASKNGNIETGGSNILQKDVNSDAVLIQEDTDNHQESVFKDFNEIVKNPGPKTTYEVSLFVSDTWKKAKNRNEGGTNCKKSAIAAGPVRQDIKDTVKEAEEDSDTDSEGQMVDGILTAGSNLSYELPSQEELIRQAFAGDDVEDEFDKYKMEILNEENPEPEKPVLLPGWGQWTHVQKKKGLPSWMLKEHENAQKKREEAIKKRKDARLKNVIISEKINKKAEKLHTKALPFPFTSKEAFEQSMRVPIGPEFNPATAIGPLTRPEVVKRPGVIIKPIEFEEVNPHGKPEQRGGDKHRSKKNKGSGGRSMKKTTV is encoded by the exons TGAAAGCGACCAAGATATCGATTCAGCTGACGGTGACGCCGCAGAACGCGATCTTCTCCCTCATGATTTTTACGAGTATGAGGAACAACAGGCCGAGGAGGAgtccaagaggaacaagcgcTACGATCCTGGTTCCGTCGATAACCTCCAGCTCCCTATTGACCGTTCTGATGAATCCGAG GATGAGAGTATACAATCTGATGATGATAacgaggatgatgatgatgatgatgggtTGAAAAGGACTGGAGGTGCTGCTGATGATGATTCTAGCGAGGAAGGTGATGGAAGGCATACAAGGATGTTACAAGGAATTACTGGTATGCCAAGTGAGGCTTTTGAAG gcaagaagaagaggaagatgaaagATGATGTTATACCAGAGCTATATCCGGAGTCTGAATATAATCCTAGTCGTGATGTTGTGGATGGTGATGGACAAATTAGCATCGATGACCTTTTGAATCCTCTTCAGGATAATCCTGGTTTTGGAAAACTTAGGAAAAGAATACAACAAATTGAGAACAATTCTAAACCTATACATGCACCGCTTCGAACGGCAGATCAAGCAAAGGTGGAGAGGAAGGTAGCTTATGAAATATCAAAGAAAGAGGTCACGAAGTGGCAGCAAATTATTCAGAGAAATAGAGAAGCACCAACTCTTTTATTTGATGAGAATGTAGATTTAGGGTTTTCAACTGTAGGGGCAATAGCTTCTGAATTTGAACCCAGAACTGAATTTGAGAGGAAAATGGCTGCACTAGTTTCTGATGACAAAGTTATGGAAGCTCATAAAATGGATGGTTCTAGGCTTCTTGAGATGAACATG GTCTCtgttgaagaagaaaaggatAGGCAAAGCCGTATTGCTAAAATGCGGAGCCTTCTTTTCCGTCATGAAATGAAGGCAAAGCGTATCAAAAAGATCAAGTCCAAAACATATCATCGTTTGTTGAAGAAAGATAAATTGAAGAGCGAAGTTTCTAAGATTCAAATGGACCCTGAAGCTGCTAAAGAATTTGCCATGAAACAAGAGCGCCTGAGAGCTGAG GAGCGTATGACACTCAAACACAAAAACCAGAACCGGTGGGCTAAGCGTATCTTAACACGTGGTTTGAACAGCCAAGATGAAGGAACTCGTGCTGCCATAGCTGAACAACTTCAAAGGCATGCTGAACTGACAAGAAAAATGCACTCTATGAAGGATAGCAGCAGCAGCAGTGATGATAGCAGTGATGAGGATGCTGGAGATTCTGGTTCTGATCAGGATATGGCTTCCAAGGTTTTGAGAAAAGCAATAGAAAAGACAAAGAAAGTGATAGATGAAGATAATGAAACTCCCAAGTCCGGGTTGCTTTCTCTTCCTTTCATG AGGCGTGGATTGGAGAAGAGAAAAGAGGCAGTTGTTGAAGAAGCCAACCTTGCTCTTCAAGAATACAATGATTCCAAGAATAAGCTGGAGAACTCTGTTGGCTCAGAAGAACCAGAAACCACTTCTATCAGTGGCAGAAGAGTGTTTGGAGCATCTAAAACCCATATCTCTGATGCAGGTAATAAGGTGAAATCAGATTACAATTACGGTGGCAGTGACGGTGAGGATGACATAAGGGCCAGTAAAAATGGCAATATAGAGACTGGGGGAAGTAATATTTTGCAGAAAGATGTGAACAGTGATGCAGTCTTGATTCAAGAAGACACTGATAATCATCAGGAATCTGTATTTAAG GACTTTAATGAGATTGTAAAAAATCCTGGGCCAAAAACGACATATGAAGTTTCCTTATTTGTATCAGATACATGGAAAAAG GCTAAAAACAGAAATGAAGGCGGCACAAATTGCAAGAAGTCTGCAATTGCTGCAGGACCCGTTAGGCAAGATATAAAA GATACTGTAAAAGAAGCTGAAGAGGATAGTGATACAGATAGTGAAGGACAGATGGTTGACGGAATTCTGACTGCTGGTTCCAATCTATCTTATGAGCTTCCTTCTCAGGAAGAGCTCATTCGGCAAGCTTTTGCGGGGGATGATGTAGAAGATGAGTTTGACAAGTATAAGATGGAGATTCTCAATGAAGAAAATCCCGAGCCAGAAAAGCCTGTATTACTTCCTGGCTGGGGGCAATGGACGCATGTACAGAAAAAGAAAGGTTTACCATCTTGGATGCTGAAAGAGCATGAAAATGCCCAGAAAAAGAGGGAAGAAGCTATTAAGAAGAGAAAGGATGCTCGGCTAAAAAATGTGATAATCtctgaaaagataaataagaag GCTGAGAAACTCCACACAAAAGCATTGCCGTTTCCTTTTACTTCTAAAGAGGCTTTTGAACAGAGCATGCGTGTCCCCATTGGACCAGAATTTAACCCGGCAACTGCAATCGGACCTCTTACCCGGCCTGAA GTGGTGAAGAGACCAGGTGTTATCATAAAACCAATAGAGTTTGAGGAAGTGAATCCACATGGAAAACCAGAGCAACGGGGTGGAGATAAGCATAGATCCAAGAAAAATAAAGGCAGTGGTGGCAGATCCATGAAGAAAACAACGGTTTAG